From Streptomyces sp. NBC_00683, one genomic window encodes:
- a CDS encoding RICIN domain-containing protein — MVFAVLSALLLALLGGAGTAQAAPVTIANATQFSDPNGDPVHAHGGGVVKVGQYYYWFGENRNADNSFRYVSAYRSTDLKTWEFRNHVLTQATDPELESANIERPKVMYNSATGQFVMWMHKESSTDYGEARAAVAVSSTVDGDYTWRGSFRPLGHMSRDITTFVDTDGAGYMISAANENADLHVYRLTSDYTAVASQVQKLWAGQSREAPAVFKRDGVYFLLTSGATGWSPNQQKYGTATSMTGTWSGLKDIGDSTAYRSQTAYVLPVQGTQGTSYLYMGDRWGNSMGGTVNDSRYVWLPLTFPTGTTMTMDYSPNITVDTTTGTVAGMNATWETLTARHSGRCADVADFAMSDAAQLVQWGCGAGVNQHFWIKDLGTGHVQIMARHSGKCLDVSGSSTADGASAVQNPCNGRTSQQWTVQSSATTGYVRLVARHSGKCLDVVNQSTSDGTALAQWTCNTGDNQKWRRTAA, encoded by the coding sequence ATGGTCTTTGCCGTCCTGTCCGCCCTCCTCCTGGCACTCCTCGGCGGAGCCGGCACCGCCCAGGCCGCCCCGGTGACCATTGCCAACGCGACGCAGTTCAGCGATCCGAACGGTGACCCCGTACACGCCCACGGCGGCGGAGTCGTCAAGGTGGGCCAGTACTACTACTGGTTCGGCGAGAACCGGAACGCCGACAACAGCTTCCGGTACGTCTCCGCCTACCGTTCCACCGACCTGAAGACGTGGGAGTTCCGCAACCACGTCCTCACCCAGGCCACCGACCCGGAGCTCGAGTCCGCCAACATCGAGCGGCCCAAGGTCATGTACAACAGCGCCACCGGCCAGTTCGTGATGTGGATGCACAAGGAGAGCTCCACCGACTACGGCGAGGCACGGGCCGCGGTCGCCGTCTCCTCCACGGTGGACGGCGACTACACGTGGCGCGGCAGTTTCCGCCCGCTCGGCCACATGTCCCGTGACATCACCACCTTCGTCGACACCGACGGCGCCGGCTACATGATCTCGGCCGCGAACGAGAACGCCGACCTGCACGTGTACAGGCTGACCTCGGACTACACCGCTGTGGCGTCCCAGGTGCAGAAGCTCTGGGCAGGACAGTCGCGAGAGGCGCCTGCGGTGTTCAAGCGGGACGGTGTCTACTTCCTGCTGACCTCCGGCGCCACCGGATGGTCCCCGAACCAGCAGAAGTACGGCACCGCCACGAGCATGACGGGCACCTGGAGCGGTCTGAAGGACATCGGGGACTCCACCGCCTACCGCAGCCAGACCGCCTACGTGCTGCCGGTCCAGGGCACCCAGGGCACGAGCTACCTCTACATGGGCGACCGCTGGGGCAACTCCATGGGCGGCACGGTCAACGACTCCCGGTACGTCTGGCTGCCGCTGACGTTCCCCACCGGCACGACCATGACCATGGACTACTCCCCGAACATCACCGTGGACACCACCACCGGGACCGTCGCCGGCATGAACGCGACCTGGGAGACGCTGACGGCCCGCCACAGCGGCAGGTGCGCCGATGTGGCCGACTTCGCCATGAGCGATGCGGCGCAGTTGGTCCAGTGGGGCTGCGGCGCGGGCGTCAACCAGCACTTCTGGATCAAGGATCTCGGCACGGGACATGTCCAGATCATGGCCAGGCACAGCGGCAAGTGCCTTGACGTGAGCGGCTCTTCGACCGCGGACGGTGCGTCCGCCGTCCAGAACCCCTGCAACGGCCGGACGTCCCAGCAGTGGACCGTCCAGTCGTCGGCCACCACGGGGTACGTCCGGCTCGTCGCCCGCCACAGCGGCAAGTGCCTGGACGTGGTGAACCAGTCGACCTCCGACGGCACCGCTCTGGCGCAGTGGACCTGCAACACCGGCGACAACCAGAAGTGGCGCCGCACGGCAGCCTGA
- a CDS encoding PP2C family protein-serine/threonine phosphatase, with translation MYRHRKAPDSTQELLLTLGRLVDQALENVRLQRARAELGMALQRHMLPSELPDFPGVRLAARYAPSQDGLAVGGDFYDAFPMRDGVAGVVIGDVQGHGVEAAAFMGEARASLRALASVTADPGKVLTSANDLLISLGGDLFTTCCLLSFVPQSGDLRIARAGHVPMVWGTDAGDSGVSLDAGGVPLGILPGQSYPVVHRRVTQPGYLVLLTDGVVEGPAYPIDEGLAEVAGLVAASDGVAPDVLASRVIRVADRTGHDDDAAVLVVRYEGPPGAR, from the coding sequence ATGTACCGACACCGCAAAGCGCCGGACAGCACCCAGGAACTCCTCCTCACCCTGGGGCGCCTTGTCGATCAGGCATTGGAGAACGTCAGACTCCAGCGGGCCCGGGCGGAGCTCGGCATGGCGCTGCAGCGGCACATGCTCCCTTCCGAACTGCCCGATTTTCCGGGCGTCCGACTGGCGGCCCGGTACGCGCCCTCGCAGGACGGTCTTGCCGTCGGCGGAGACTTCTACGACGCCTTCCCGATGAGGGACGGGGTGGCGGGCGTGGTCATCGGCGATGTGCAGGGCCACGGAGTGGAGGCCGCCGCCTTCATGGGGGAGGCGCGGGCCAGTCTGCGGGCCCTCGCCAGTGTCACGGCCGACCCCGGGAAGGTGCTGACCAGCGCCAACGACCTGCTGATCTCCCTCGGCGGCGACCTCTTCACCACCTGTTGCCTGCTGAGCTTCGTACCTCAGAGCGGCGATCTCCGTATAGCCCGGGCCGGCCATGTCCCGATGGTGTGGGGCACCGACGCGGGCGATTCGGGTGTGTCCCTGGACGCCGGCGGGGTCCCCCTGGGGATTCTGCCCGGCCAGAGCTACCCGGTGGTTCACCGACGTGTGACGCAGCCCGGCTACCTCGTCCTGCTCACCGACGGGGTGGTGGAAGGACCCGCCTACCCGATCGACGAGGGGCTGGCGGAGGTGGCGGGGCTGGTGGCCGCCTCGGACGGTGTCGCGCCCGACGTCCTGGCCTCGCGGGTGATCCGGGTCGCGGACCGCACCGGACACGATGACGATGCCGCCGTTCTCGTCGTCCGCTACGAGGGGCCGCCGGGCGCCCGGTAG
- a CDS encoding LacI family DNA-binding transcriptional regulator, translating into MADVARVAGVSSQTVSRVSNGDPAVIDRTRQKVLDAMKELGYRPNSAARALKRGDFRTIGVITMSLSSTGNVRTLEAIAKFASHAGYAVTLIPIDAPTQDNVRGAFTRLDELAVDAVVLIMEVHLLDTALLTLPPHVTVVVVDSDAGDRFHVVDTDQHQGARTAVRHLLELGHRTVWHLAGPQESFAAGRRAVAWEAALREEGREVPPLLRGDWAPASGYEAGLRLADEPDCTAVFVANDQMALGVLRALHERGKRVPEDMSVVGFDDITESASFIPPLTTVHQDFARVGELCVDAILAELGGKAVEGGTTLVPTRLVVRASTAPYTEV; encoded by the coding sequence ATGGCTGACGTCGCCCGGGTCGCCGGCGTCTCGTCGCAGACGGTCTCCCGGGTGTCCAACGGGGACCCGGCCGTCATCGACCGGACCCGGCAGAAGGTGCTGGACGCCATGAAGGAGCTCGGCTACCGGCCCAACAGCGCCGCCCGCGCGCTCAAGCGCGGCGACTTCCGGACCATCGGCGTCATCACCATGAGCCTGTCCAGTACGGGCAACGTGCGGACCCTGGAAGCCATCGCGAAGTTCGCCTCGCACGCGGGGTACGCGGTCACGCTGATCCCGATCGACGCCCCGACCCAGGACAACGTCAGAGGAGCCTTCACGCGGCTCGACGAACTCGCGGTCGACGCGGTCGTCCTGATCATGGAAGTGCACCTGCTCGACACGGCGTTGCTGACCCTGCCGCCGCATGTCACGGTCGTCGTCGTGGACTCGGACGCCGGCGACCGGTTCCATGTGGTGGACACCGACCAGCACCAGGGCGCCCGGACGGCGGTGCGCCACCTCCTCGAACTCGGGCACCGTACGGTCTGGCACCTGGCAGGCCCCCAGGAGTCGTTCGCGGCGGGCCGCCGCGCGGTCGCCTGGGAGGCGGCACTGCGCGAGGAGGGGCGGGAGGTGCCACCCCTGCTGCGGGGGGACTGGGCCCCCGCGTCCGGCTACGAGGCGGGCCTGCGGCTGGCCGACGAGCCCGACTGCACCGCGGTGTTCGTGGCGAACGACCAGATGGCACTCGGTGTGCTGAGGGCACTCCACGAGCGCGGAAAGCGCGTGCCCGAGGACATGAGCGTCGTGGGCTTCGACGACATCACCGAAAGCGCCTCCTTCATCCCGCCACTGACCACGGTCCACCAGGACTTCGCCCGGGTGGGGGAGCTGTGCGTCGACGCCATCCTGGCGGAGCTGGGTGGCAAGGCCGTGGAGGGCGGCACGACGCTGGTGCCGACCCGGCTGGTCGTGCGCGCGAGCACGGCTCCGTATACGGAGGTCTGA
- a CDS encoding ABC transporter substrate-binding protein: protein MRTLSTRRLLAAVAAVCAITLAATACGSSDPAEDGGGAKDVESALAKGGKITVWAWEPTLKKVVADFEKKYPKVDVELVNAGTGDKQYTALQNAIAAGSGAPDVAQVEYYALGQFAIGKSVEDLAGYGAAGHDKKFTTGPWNAVKYDKAVYALPMDSGPMALFYNKKVFDKHHIEVPTTWDEYVEAARTLHKADPKTFITNDTGDAGATTSLIWQAGGRPYKAEGTDVTVDFEDAGTKAYTSTWQKLLDEDLVAPISSWSDEWYKGLADGSIATLSIGAWMPANFTSGVASASGDWRVAPLPQWTKGRTDSAENGGSSLAVPKAAKNKELAYAFAEYATTGAGATARVSEGAFPATRADLESKTFLETAFPYFGGQQANKVFADSARNVGSDWSYLPYQVYANSVFNDTVGKSYVSSTPLSQGLEAWERSSIKYGTDQGFNVNK, encoded by the coding sequence ATGAGGACACTCAGCACTCGCCGGCTTCTCGCCGCCGTCGCCGCGGTCTGCGCCATCACCCTCGCCGCGACCGCCTGCGGCTCCTCCGATCCGGCCGAGGACGGCGGCGGCGCGAAGGACGTCGAGTCCGCGCTGGCGAAGGGAGGGAAGATAACGGTGTGGGCATGGGAACCCACGCTCAAGAAGGTGGTTGCCGACTTCGAGAAGAAGTACCCGAAGGTCGACGTCGAACTCGTCAACGCGGGCACCGGCGACAAGCAGTACACCGCTCTGCAGAACGCCATCGCCGCCGGCTCCGGCGCCCCCGACGTGGCGCAGGTCGAGTACTACGCCCTCGGCCAGTTCGCGATCGGCAAGTCCGTGGAGGACCTCGCCGGCTACGGCGCCGCCGGACATGACAAGAAGTTCACCACCGGCCCCTGGAACGCGGTGAAGTACGACAAGGCCGTGTACGCCCTGCCCATGGACTCCGGCCCGATGGCGCTGTTCTACAACAAGAAGGTCTTCGACAAGCACCACATCGAGGTCCCCACCACGTGGGACGAGTACGTCGAGGCGGCGCGCACCCTGCACAAGGCCGACCCCAAGACCTTCATCACCAACGACACCGGTGACGCGGGCGCCACCACCAGCCTCATCTGGCAGGCGGGCGGCCGTCCGTACAAGGCCGAGGGCACCGACGTCACGGTCGACTTCGAGGACGCGGGCACCAAGGCGTACACCAGCACCTGGCAGAAGCTGCTGGACGAGGACCTGGTCGCACCGATCAGCTCCTGGAGCGACGAGTGGTACAAGGGCCTGGCCGACGGCAGCATCGCCACCCTGTCCATCGGTGCCTGGATGCCTGCCAACTTCACCTCGGGCGTCGCCTCCGCGTCCGGCGACTGGCGCGTGGCCCCGCTCCCCCAGTGGACGAAGGGCAGGACGGACAGCGCGGAGAACGGCGGCAGTTCCCTCGCCGTACCGAAGGCCGCCAAGAACAAGGAACTGGCCTACGCCTTCGCCGAGTACGCGACCACGGGCGCCGGCGCCACGGCCCGCGTCAGCGAAGGCGCCTTCCCCGCCACCCGGGCGGACCTGGAATCGAAGACCTTCCTGGAGACCGCGTTCCCCTACTTCGGCGGCCAGCAGGCCAACAAGGTCTTCGCCGACTCGGCCCGCAACGTGGGCAGCGACTGGTCGTACCTGCCGTACCAGGTGTACGCGAACTCCGTCTTCAACGACACCGTGGGCAAGTCGTACGTCTCCTCGACCCCTCTGTCGCAGGGGCTGGAGGCCTGGGAGCGGTCCAGCATCAAGTACGGGACCGACCAGGGGTTCAACGTCAACAAGTAG
- a CDS encoding glycoside hydrolase encodes MVPTRKQSVPRPRRRSGLRGPAAALAVTGVAAAVAATGLTAPRATATEAQAAALTVRLDPSYQQPSFQGWGTALAWFANVTGGWPDAQRDKLADDLYGAGGLGFTIARYNIGGGDSPDTAPYMRAGAAVPGYWNRPGPESPGWWDPADPDHWNADADANQRWWLTAAKARGAQTFEAFSNSAPYFMTNSGLVSGAVDGSQDNLRADQFDKFAAYLSGALQRAQDSTGVKFDSVSPVNEPNTGYWHAGGGQEGSHWDPASQARMISTLRADLDAKGVTTPVAAMDETNPGLFRSNWESYAPGVRDAVGRLNTHTYGTNGRTGVRDIAKGEATPLWMSEVDVGGSVPQSFTDMSPALDLAGRINDDIRELEPRAWVLWQAVEDYENMTPAHENSNWGLIQTDFTPADAATEPLRKNKKYWAMANYSRFVRPGARVINTDDAHTLAALRPGGQGAVVVHTNTTGAAQDITLDLNGFRSVGSAPVERYTTDATKNLQRESDVATAGRSLKATVGAGSVTTFVLPGVAGVNTAAATAPIGAPRQLVGDNSGMALAVGTVSGTAAPVQRTSDPADAAQQWTFTKSAPADWGSTAAYRVTNVGTGKALSVSGGVLGFAAPGSSPEQQWIRSTTGDGHATLINRATGKLLDVTGAATSDGAPVGVYRPTTGSNQSWTFRGLAADG; translated from the coding sequence GTGGTTCCCACCCGCAAGCAGTCAGTGCCCCGTCCCCGCCGCCGCTCCGGCTTACGCGGTCCTGCCGCGGCACTCGCCGTCACCGGCGTCGCAGCCGCCGTCGCCGCGACCGGTCTCACCGCACCCCGGGCCACCGCGACCGAAGCGCAGGCCGCCGCGCTGACCGTCCGTCTCGACCCCAGCTACCAGCAGCCGTCGTTCCAGGGATGGGGGACGGCACTCGCGTGGTTCGCCAACGTCACCGGAGGCTGGCCCGACGCCCAGCGCGACAAGTTGGCCGACGACCTCTACGGCGCGGGCGGGCTCGGGTTCACCATCGCCCGCTACAACATCGGCGGCGGCGACAGCCCCGACACCGCTCCCTACATGCGTGCCGGAGCGGCGGTCCCCGGCTACTGGAACCGGCCGGGACCGGAGTCCCCGGGCTGGTGGGACCCGGCCGACCCTGACCACTGGAACGCGGACGCGGATGCCAACCAGCGCTGGTGGCTCACCGCGGCCAAGGCCCGCGGCGCGCAGACCTTCGAAGCGTTCTCGAACTCCGCGCCCTACTTCATGACCAACAGCGGTCTCGTCTCCGGCGCAGTGGACGGCTCGCAGGACAATCTCCGCGCCGATCAGTTCGACAAGTTCGCCGCCTATCTGTCCGGTGCCCTCCAGCGCGCGCAGGACTCCACCGGCGTGAAGTTCGACTCCGTCTCACCGGTCAACGAGCCGAACACCGGCTACTGGCACGCCGGCGGTGGCCAGGAGGGCTCGCACTGGGATCCGGCCTCGCAGGCCCGCATGATCTCCACTCTCCGTGCCGACCTGGACGCGAAGGGCGTGACCACCCCGGTTGCGGCCATGGACGAGACGAATCCCGGGTTGTTCCGTTCCAACTGGGAGTCGTACGCACCCGGGGTCCGCGACGCAGTCGGCCGGCTCAACACGCACACGTACGGGACGAACGGCCGCACCGGCGTGCGCGACATAGCCAAGGGCGAGGCCACACCGCTGTGGATGTCCGAGGTGGACGTCGGCGGCAGTGTCCCGCAGAGCTTCACCGACATGAGCCCCGCGCTGGACCTGGCAGGTCGCATCAACGACGACATACGGGAGCTGGAACCCCGGGCATGGGTGCTGTGGCAGGCGGTCGAGGACTACGAGAACATGACCCCCGCCCACGAGAACTCCAACTGGGGCCTGATCCAGACGGACTTCACCCCGGCCGACGCGGCGACCGAACCGCTGCGCAAGAACAAGAAGTACTGGGCGATGGCCAACTACAGCCGCTTCGTCCGGCCGGGTGCCCGCGTCATCAACACCGACGACGCCCACACCCTGGCCGCGCTGCGACCCGGGGGACAGGGGGCCGTCGTCGTCCACACCAACACCACGGGTGCGGCGCAGGACATCACGCTCGACCTGAACGGATTCCGGAGCGTCGGCAGCGCCCCCGTCGAGCGTTACACCACCGACGCCACCAAGAACCTGCAGCGCGAGAGCGACGTGGCCACGGCGGGCAGGAGCCTGAAGGCCACCGTCGGCGCCGGATCCGTCACGACGTTCGTCCTGCCGGGAGTCGCCGGAGTGAACACCGCTGCCGCCACGGCCCCCATCGGGGCGCCCCGTCAACTGGTCGGTGACAACAGCGGTATGGCGCTCGCCGTCGGCACGGTCAGCGGCACGGCCGCACCGGTGCAGCGCACCTCCGACCCCGCCGACGCCGCACAGCAGTGGACCTTCACCAAGTCGGCCCCGGCGGACTGGGGCAGCACCGCCGCCTACCGTGTCACCAACGTCGGGACGGGCAAGGCCCTTTCCGTGTCGGGGGGCGTGCTCGGCTTCGCGGCGCCCGGATCCTCGCCCGAGCAGCAGTGGATCCGCTCCACCACCGGTGACGGCCACGCCACGCTGATCAACAGGGCCACCGGCAAGCTCCTCGACGTCACCGGAGCCGCCACGAGCGACGGAGCCCCCGTCGGCGTCTACCGGCCCACGACGGGCAGTAACCAGTCGTGGACCTTCCGCGGCCTCGCGGCGGACGGATAG
- a CDS encoding carbohydrate ABC transporter permease yields MTLLPTPAQALPPPRVRARFRLRRQALVGWGFAGPFVAVFGLVFLAPIGYALYLSLFRDRLIGGNSFVGTDNYEQALTDPQFWEGLARVGLFLAVQVPIMLGIALLVALAIDSGRLYGKAFFRISIFLPYAVPAVVASLMWGFIYGTRFGLVGNINDAFGVALPDPLSPALVLASIGNIVTWEFVGYNMLIFYSALKVVPRSLYEAAAIDGAGEWRVITAVKLPAIRGALVIATIFSVIGSFQLFNEPSILQKLAPNAITSDFTPNLYTYSLSFSGQQHNYAATVAIVMGVITAIIAYSVQLRGMRKG; encoded by the coding sequence ATGACGCTCCTGCCGACTCCGGCGCAGGCACTACCACCGCCCCGCGTGCGAGCGCGCTTCCGCCTCCGCAGGCAGGCCCTCGTCGGGTGGGGGTTCGCAGGTCCGTTCGTCGCGGTCTTCGGCCTCGTCTTCCTTGCGCCGATCGGATACGCGCTGTACCTCAGCCTCTTCCGCGACCGGCTCATCGGCGGGAACTCCTTCGTCGGCACGGACAACTACGAGCAGGCGCTGACGGACCCGCAGTTCTGGGAGGGACTGGCCAGGGTCGGGCTGTTCCTGGCCGTACAGGTGCCCATCATGCTGGGCATCGCACTGCTGGTCGCACTGGCCATCGACAGCGGGCGTCTGTACGGCAAGGCCTTCTTCCGCATATCGATCTTCCTGCCCTACGCGGTACCCGCGGTCGTCGCGAGCCTGATGTGGGGCTTCATCTACGGCACCCGGTTCGGCCTGGTCGGCAACATCAACGACGCCTTCGGTGTCGCCCTTCCCGACCCGCTCTCCCCCGCACTGGTGCTCGCCTCCATCGGCAACATCGTGACCTGGGAATTCGTCGGGTACAACATGCTGATCTTCTACTCGGCGCTCAAGGTCGTTCCGCGCTCGCTCTACGAAGCCGCCGCGATCGACGGCGCCGGCGAGTGGCGGGTCATCACCGCGGTCAAGCTGCCTGCGATCCGCGGCGCCCTGGTCATCGCGACGATCTTCTCGGTCATCGGCAGCTTCCAGCTCTTCAACGAGCCGAGCATCCTGCAGAAGCTCGCCCCGAACGCGATCACGAGCGACTTCACCCCCAACCTCTACACCTACTCGCTGTCCTTCTCCGGCCAGCAGCACAACTACGCGGCCACGGTGGCGATCGTGATGGGCGTCATCACCGCGATCATCGCCTACAGCGTCCAGCTGCGCGGAATGCGGAAGGGCTGA
- a CDS encoding carbohydrate ABC transporter permease, producing MTTNLAGVDANAADPAPAGPTRTSRGSGRPALRPRRRPHTPLNPRPSIPLTLVTGLVLLYTLLPLAWLVINSTKDQKGLLGSSGLWFGEDFNLWDNISRTLAYDDGVFVRWLLNTLMYVAAGAGGATILAVLGGYALAKYQFPGRRAVFAVVIGAVAVPGTALAVPTFLMFSSMGLTNTPWAVIIPSLISPFGLYLMWVFAAEAVPAELLEAARVDGSGELRTFFRIALPLLMPGTVTVLLFSMVATWNNYFLPLIMIKDPDWYPLTLGLSAWNAQAQTAGGEAVFDLIITGSLLTIVPIVVIFLLLQRYWQSGLAAGSVKE from the coding sequence ATGACCACGAACCTCGCCGGAGTCGACGCGAACGCCGCGGACCCCGCCCCCGCCGGGCCCACGCGCACCTCCCGGGGATCCGGCCGGCCGGCCCTGCGGCCCCGCCGTCGCCCCCACACCCCGCTCAACCCCCGCCCCAGCATCCCGCTGACCCTCGTGACCGGACTGGTCCTCCTCTACACACTGCTTCCGCTGGCCTGGCTGGTCATCAACTCGACCAAGGACCAGAAGGGCCTGCTCGGCTCCTCGGGCCTGTGGTTCGGCGAGGACTTCAATCTCTGGGACAACATCTCCCGGACGCTGGCCTACGACGACGGTGTCTTCGTCCGCTGGCTGCTCAACACCCTGATGTACGTCGCCGCGGGAGCGGGCGGCGCCACGATCCTCGCCGTCCTGGGCGGATACGCCCTGGCGAAGTACCAATTCCCCGGCCGCCGCGCCGTGTTCGCGGTCGTCATCGGTGCCGTGGCCGTGCCGGGCACGGCCCTCGCGGTACCCACGTTCCTGATGTTCAGCAGCATGGGCCTGACGAACACCCCGTGGGCCGTCATCATCCCCTCCCTGATCTCCCCGTTCGGGCTCTACCTGATGTGGGTGTTCGCCGCCGAGGCGGTGCCCGCCGAACTCCTCGAAGCGGCCCGCGTCGACGGCTCCGGCGAACTGCGCACCTTCTTCCGCATCGCCCTGCCGCTGCTGATGCCGGGAACGGTCACCGTGCTGCTCTTCTCCATGGTCGCGACCTGGAACAACTACTTCCTGCCGCTGATCATGATCAAGGACCCGGACTGGTACCCGCTCACCCTCGGCCTCAGCGCCTGGAACGCCCAGGCCCAGACGGCAGGCGGCGAGGCCGTCTTCGACCTCATCATCACCGGCTCCCTGCTCACGATCGTGCCGATCGTCGTGATCTTCCTCCTGCTCCAGCGGTACTGGCAGTCCGGCCTGGCCGCAGGCAGCGTCAAGGAGTGA
- a CDS encoding MASE1 domain-containing protein, with translation MDFSQLRRHKATALTILAVAALYYATARLGLLQQLVRGQVTPLWPPTGIAVAALLLFGARVWPGIAVGALAVNISIGPTVPSVLAIVLGNTLAPICSYLLLNRAGFHNGLDRLQDALALVFLGALAPMLISATIGSGTLLLSGVLPASGFWPTWSVWWTGDAMGVLVVTPFLLVVRWARWPRAVSAMIWVEAAALAACTLTVTLLATNASSSSLLFLVFPFLIWASFRFERAGAAPCALGVSTLAILASGRMAGPFAHHDLLTNMVTLQAFNGTVSLTALLLTAVVTERNRTHEEIERLCAQLSDAVAHQNDGSRRGTPPDA, from the coding sequence GTGGACTTCTCACAACTCAGGCGGCACAAGGCCACTGCTCTGACGATCCTGGCGGTCGCCGCCCTCTACTACGCGACCGCCCGCCTGGGACTGCTCCAGCAGCTGGTGCGCGGCCAGGTCACGCCCCTGTGGCCGCCGACCGGTATCGCGGTCGCCGCCCTGCTCCTGTTCGGTGCGCGGGTCTGGCCCGGTATCGCCGTCGGCGCCCTCGCGGTCAACATCTCCATCGGCCCCACCGTCCCCTCGGTACTGGCGATCGTCCTCGGCAACACCCTCGCCCCGATCTGCTCCTACCTGCTGCTGAACCGCGCCGGTTTCCACAACGGCCTCGACCGTCTGCAGGATGCACTGGCCCTGGTCTTCCTCGGCGCCCTGGCTCCCATGCTGATCAGCGCGACCATCGGCAGCGGCACCCTCCTGCTGTCAGGGGTACTCCCGGCCAGCGGCTTCTGGCCGACCTGGTCCGTGTGGTGGACCGGCGATGCCATGGGCGTGCTCGTCGTCACCCCCTTCCTGCTCGTGGTCCGCTGGGCCCGGTGGCCACGCGCTGTCAGCGCCATGATCTGGGTCGAGGCGGCGGCACTGGCGGCGTGCACCCTGACCGTGACGCTCCTGGCGACCAACGCCAGCAGCTCGTCGCTGCTCTTCCTCGTGTTCCCCTTCCTGATCTGGGCCTCGTTCCGCTTCGAACGTGCGGGAGCCGCACCGTGCGCCCTGGGCGTCTCCACGCTCGCGATCCTCGCCTCCGGGCGGATGGCCGGCCCCTTCGCCCACCACGACCTCCTCACGAACATGGTCACCCTCCAGGCGTTCAACGGCACGGTCTCCCTCACCGCCCTGCTCCTCACCGCGGTCGTCACCGAACGGAACCGCACCCACGAAGAGATCGAGCGCCTGTGCGCGCAGCTCTCCGACGCGGTCGCGCACCAGAACGACGGGTCCCGCCGCGGCACTCCCCCCGACGCCTGA